Part of the Bacillus sp. THAF10 genome is shown below.
GCCGTAACATTTGGCAATCCCCTCACCCAGAAGCCATGATCCGCGCCATTCATGCCATTGTGAAAGAAGGCTTTAGTGTAAAAGAAGCAGTACAGCTTTACGAGCACTGTGTTGGATAAAACGTGACGCGACTGACCTAAGGGATACGGGTCGCAATCATAACCGTACAGGAAGCAAGCAGCCTGTGCGGTTTTTTGATGTTGGATGCGGGAGCGGTGCGGGGAGATTGGGGGAATTCGGGGGCGGGGTAGCAATATCTCCAAAGGTTTTGGGTTTTGCTCGAAAGGTAATTGATTTATCATCAAAGGTTTACCCGGTAGCATCAAAGATCCGCATCTTACCATCAAAGATTCGCGGCTTACCATCAAAGGTCAGAATCTCCCCCTCCAAAACTACAAACATTTATGAGATGTGCCACCCGCAGATCATTGCCGTTCACCACTAGATTTAAAAAAAACAAAAAAAATACCTATTTTTGTATGTACAACACTATAAACCTCTCCCCTGCTATCCCCCAAAAAACCATCCGTTTACAGGCCAATCCTACGTTATGTGAACCATGAGAACCTTCCCCCCACCCCACTCAAGCTCTTTACATTTTTCAAAATCTGTCGAAATAAAGAGTAGTGTTATAGTTTTGGAGAGATAGGTGAGTGTGAGATGGATAAGACATCGTTGATTGGGTTAATTATTGGGTTTCTTGCTGTTGGGGTTGGGATGTTTATGAAGGGAGTTAGTCCGGTTGCGCTGGTGAATCCTGCTGCATTGTTGATTATTTTGCTCGGGACCGTTGGGGCTGTTGTGATTGCCTTTCCAACCTCTGAAATAAAAAGAGTGCCGAAGCTTTTTGGTGTGTTGTTCAAAGAAAAAAAGCTGACGGACCGCGTGGAATTGATTAAGAACTTTTCCGAAATGGCGCAAGTTGCGAGAAAGGAAGGCTTGCTAGCGCTTGAGGTTTCCTCTCGTGATGTGGAGGATGACTTTTTGAAAAATGGCATTTCCCTCGTCATCGATGGACAGAGTGCTGAATTTATTCGCGATGTTTTGTCAGAGGAAATTGAAGCGATGGAGGATCGACATAAGGCTGGTGCGCTTATTTTCACACAGGCAGGAACATATGCACCAACGCTTGGGGTGTTAGGTGCGGTAATCGGACTTGTCGCTGCCTTGAAATATATGAATGATGTTGATGGATTAGGACTTGCCATTAGTGCGGCATTTGTGGCGACCTTGCTTGGTATCTTTACCGGGTATGTCTTATGGCACCCGTTTGCCAATAAATTAAAAAGAAAATCAAAGCTTGAGGCCGATATTAAATACATGATGATTGAGGGACTTCTCTCCATTCAGCAGGGTGAATCGCCACGAAATATCGAGAGAAAGCTATGTTCTTATTTACCAACGAGTGAGCGCAAGAAAATTTTAGAAGAAAGCGAAGAACCAGCCAATGAGTAAGCGTCGCAAAAAGCACGATCACGACGAACATATTGATGAGAGTTGGCTCATTCCTTATGCTGATTTGCTAACCCTGCTCTTAGCTTTATTCATTGTTCTGTATTCAATGAGCTCGATTGATGCAAAAAAGTTCCAGGCACTTTCGGAAGTATTCAATGATGTTTTTACAAAAGGAACTGGGATTCTCGAATATCCAAGTCCAGTTAACCAGGATGACGCCGTTACGCTGGAGGAAGAGGATCAGCAGGAGGGCAACGAGGAACGAGATCAGGAATATGATCAAGCTGCTGATATGCAGGAGTTAAAGACGATTCAGGAAAAAATAGATACTTATATTGCCGAAAATGACTTGGGTGACATGCTGGAGTCATCGTTATCAGATGAGGGGCTGCTGTTGCTCATCCGTGATAATGTATTGTTCAGCTCCGGTAGCGACCAGGTGAGAAATGAGGACCTTGGAATTGCGAACGAAATTTCTAGATTGCTAGAGATTAATCCTCCACGTAATATCATTATCAGCGGGCACACCGACAACGTGCCGATTGGCAATGCCGATTTTGAATCGAACTGGGAACTAAGCGTCATGCGGGCCATCAACTTTATGAAAATACTGCTCGCAAACGACAACCTTGACCCTCAATGGTTTAGCGCCAAAGGCTTTGGCGAACACCAGCCTGTCGCACCCAACACCACCGAACAAGGCAAAGCCCAAAATCGCCGTGTCGAAATTTTGATCATGCCACGGAAGCAAGGGGACGGTTCTGGTGGGTCACCGCCGGGAAATTAATTGATGAGGTAAAAATAAAGAAAGGAGTTTGAGCAGATGCTCACACTCCTTTTTTTGATTGTGTCGAAAATTATTTTTTTCAGACGTTTACCATTAAAGACTAATTGCTCCCGTCTGATAACCGCCTTTTCCCTCGGAATGACACCAGAAAAGTTAGGTCATAATGCAATCGAACCTAACAAGGAGAAAGGAGTTATGAGGATGGGTAAGTATAGTGACAGCACTTTTGGAGGCACAGGGAAAGTTCCTCTTATCAAAACTGGACCAACCTATGGTCAAGAACGCAGCCGTACCAAAACAGGTAGTTGGACGAAGTAGCGCTCTGATGCAGGTAAGTCCAGAAACGGAGGTGGAAGACATGCGTGAATTCATTAAATGTATCTTACTGATTTTGTCTTACTGGGATTAAACGAAAACCGTCACCGCCGCTCCTATTCAAGATCTGTCAAGTACGGCATCGCTGGTGCGGTGCCGTGTTTGGTGACGGAGAGGGCTGCTGCTTTGTTTGCTTTTACGCAGGCAGCTTCAATCGTACAGCCCTCCGCTAGAAAATGAGCGAAGGCACCGTTGAAGGCATCTCCAGCTCCGGTGGTGTCAACTGCTTTGACCACATGACCTGGAATGAGCTTTCCTTGTTCTTCCCCTTGCTTTAGAAGATAACAGCCTTTTTTGCCAAGCGTAAGGATGACCACCTCTACCCCTTTTGAAAGCAAGATGGCTGCAGCTTCTTGAGCAGTGGTTTCATCTGTAACCTCCACACCGGTTAACAGCCCCGCTTCGGTTTCATTTGGTGTTAGAAAGGTAACTTTTTTGAGTAAATCATCTGAAATGTTTTGGTAAGGTGCAGGGTTTAAAATAACCGGTTTTCCTAATTTTTTTGCTAGATTAATTGTCGAGGTTACGGCTTCAAGAGAGGTTTCTAGCTGTAGCATGATCATATCAGCGTCTAAAAATGCGTCTTCCGCTCTCAACACTTCCTGCTCCGTTATCGTTCCGCAAGCGCCGAGTGACACGACAATCATATTTTCCCCTTCGTCATCTACTGCAATCAAAGCCGCGCCAGTCGACTCCTCTTCTACTTGAGAGATGTACTTAGTTTCTATGCCCTCTTTTGTAAAATTCCGAAGAGCATCCTCTCCAAAAAGATCCTTTCCAACCTTTGTTACCATCGTAACCTTAGCGCCCAAACGTGCCGCAGCAACTGCTTGGTTACTACCTTTTCCACCTGGCCCCATTCGAAACGGCCCACCTAAAACAGTCTCCCCAGCCTTTGGCATATGAGGAGTTCGTGCTGTCAAATCCACGACATAACTACCCACTACAACGATCTTTGCCACACGTATCACCTACCGTCGTTCTTTTATGCTCTTTTCTAAAAGATTGTTGCAATTAAGACTTCTTCCAATGCGAAAAAAATTTGCCACATGTTTAAATTTCCCTCCACAAAAAGAACATGATAGCAACATTGATAACGGGTGTCTTATCTATACTCAGTAGCAACAAAGTTTACGAAAATAGCTTTCTTTTATTATGTGTGTTTTAGGGGAATGAAGCAAGTGAGATGAAAAAACCATCCCCCCAGTTTCCCTATTTACTTTTACTCTTTGATGCCGCGAAAAAACTGTCCCCCATCCACTTCACGATTACCATTATGAGTGACAAAATAAAAAGCTCCCCTATGCTTGTGATGGTCTCCCCCAGTCCCATAACAATCAAAACAACATAGGCAATTAGAAAAAATCCAACAAAAAACAGACCGTATTCTTTCATTTAATCATTCCTTCTGTTGAGTTATCGTATGCTGCATAACGTAATATCAATAATTTTACAGTTTTATAGGTCTATTGTCTTTAGTTTTTTCGAATCAGAGGGATTTTCTCTTTATCTGCTAAAATAAAAATACAACAGATAAAGGAGTGAATGATCATGAAGCTTCCGCAACGTTTACTGTTATTAGTCGTGATAGTGTTTGCTAGCTTGCTGGTAGTTAGAGAGGTTGATGCTGCTGAGAGGATATCAGGAGACAGCCGGTATAGTACGGCGGTAAAAATTTCACATAAAGGCTGGAAGAGTGCCGAGGTTGTCGTACTTGCAAGGGGAAATAGTTTTCCAGATGCACTTGCCGGCGGTCCATTAGCGTACACTCACCATGCACCCATTTTACTGACACCTCAAAACAGCTTACATACTGAAACGAAAAAAGAAATCCAACGATTAGGCGCGAAAAAAGCGATTATTCTTGGAGGAACGGCTGCCATATCAAGTAATGTGGCAACTGAGTTAGAACAGATGGGAATCAAGGTAGACCGAATCGCTGGCAGCAACCGCTACGATACGGCCGCTAAGATTGCACAACAGCTAAAATCCTCGCAGGTTTTCGTGGTAAACGGGAGTAATTTTCCAGATGCTTTGGCTGTTGTCCCGTACGCTGCAAAAAATGGGATTCCGATTTTACTAACCAAATCTACTTCTCTGCCATCTGAAACGAATCAAGCAGTAAAAGGAAAATCTAAAACTACCATTATCGGGGGAACAAGTGCCGTTAGCGATGCGGTAAAAAAGAACCTACCAAACGCATCCCGAATCAGTGGGAAAGATCGCTACGAAACGGCACATCGGGTCATAACGAACCTTCCCATGCCAAACGAAACGATATATGTTGCTACTGGCAAACAGTTTGCAGATGCCTTAGCGGGTTCTGTTTTAGCAGCAAAGCAAGGAGCATCCATTCATCTCACGGATCCAACAAATGTTCCTCACATTGTTCGTCAAACCATTACAACGCAAGGCTACTCTGACATCCTCGTGTTTGGTGGGGAAAGTGCTGTATCTAGCATGGCATTCAACGATCTAACTGCTTTGACACTTGTTGACGGAGACATCTCGAAAGTAAGTAGCAACGAGTGGGAGGTCTTCAAAATCGTCAACAAGGAACGGGAAAAACATAAAGTTGCACCTCTAAGACTCCATGTCTACCTTGGTGAAGTAGCAAGAATCAAATCAAAAGACATGCACGATAACGAATATTTCTCTCACACCTCACCAACCTATGGATCACCGTTTGAGATGATGAAAACATTCGGTATCACCTATAAATCAGCAGGCGAGAATATCGCAGCTGGCCAGACAAGTCCGTCTAGTGTCATGACCGGTTGGATGAACAGCCCTGATCACAAAGCCAACATCCTAAGCACCTCCTTCACCCATATCGGAGTAGGTCACCACAAAGGAAGCAAAGGCTACCAACACTACTGGACACAAATGTTTATACGATAAAAAGAAATTGGGTGGTTCCGTTTTGAGGTACTTGAACCCTTTACGACACCCATTTGACACCCATAGGCAGCTATAAAAAGTAAAAAGACTTGTCGATTGACGAGTCTTTTTGTTTTGTAATGAACTGCCATAGCAAAAACAATGGTTCTACTAAGATTGTTTAATCCAAATTTTCCATTCTTCAATACCTTCTATTTCAATAACCTTCAAATTATCTGTAACCGGGATATTACTTTCCATATAACCTACTTCATATCCATAATCATCATTCGTAATTACCGTTTGAGTGTCACTCATTCCTTCAAATGGTCCATTCATTTGAACTACTTCTTTAGCTTCCCATTGACCATTATTTTTTTGAATCTCAGCAACCCAGACATCCTTATCGTTCATTACCCCTCTAAAGACAAATAAGAATAACTCTTCATTCACTTTATGAGAACCATATACCGTTATTTCTCTATCCACGTTTTCAGCCTCAATCGTTTTCAAAGCATCTTCTGGTAAGTAAACTGTTTTTTTACTAACTTCATCACAACCAACAAGTAAAAATACGAAAGATAAAAGTATTACTAGCACTAAGTGTGGCTTCATTTTTTCACCTCCAAATTTTTATAAAATGCGT
Proteins encoded:
- the motB gene encoding flagellar motor protein MotB; protein product: MSKRRKKHDHDEHIDESWLIPYADLLTLLLALFIVLYSMSSIDAKKFQALSEVFNDVFTKGTGILEYPSPVNQDDAVTLEEEDQQEGNEERDQEYDQAADMQELKTIQEKIDTYIAENDLGDMLESSLSDEGLLLLIRDNVLFSSGSDQVRNEDLGIANEISRLLEINPPRNIIISGHTDNVPIGNADFESNWELSVMRAINFMKILLANDNLDPQWFSAKGFGEHQPVAPNTTEQGKAQNRRVEILIMPRKQGDGSGGSPPGN
- a CDS encoding cell wall-binding repeat-containing protein; this translates as MKLPQRLLLLVVIVFASLLVVREVDAAERISGDSRYSTAVKISHKGWKSAEVVVLARGNSFPDALAGGPLAYTHHAPILLTPQNSLHTETKKEIQRLGAKKAIILGGTAAISSNVATELEQMGIKVDRIAGSNRYDTAAKIAQQLKSSQVFVVNGSNFPDALAVVPYAAKNGIPILLTKSTSLPSETNQAVKGKSKTTIIGGTSAVSDAVKKNLPNASRISGKDRYETAHRVITNLPMPNETIYVATGKQFADALAGSVLAAKQGASIHLTDPTNVPHIVRQTITTQGYSDILVFGGESAVSSMAFNDLTALTLVDGDISKVSSNEWEVFKIVNKEREKHKVAPLRLHVYLGEVARIKSKDMHDNEYFSHTSPTYGSPFEMMKTFGITYKSAGENIAAGQTSPSSVMTGWMNSPDHKANILSTSFTHIGVGHHKGSKGYQHYWTQMFIR
- the rbsK gene encoding ribokinase gives rise to the protein MAKIVVVGSYVVDLTARTPHMPKAGETVLGGPFRMGPGGKGSNQAVAAARLGAKVTMVTKVGKDLFGEDALRNFTKEGIETKYISQVEEESTGAALIAVDDEGENMIVVSLGACGTITEQEVLRAEDAFLDADMIMLQLETSLEAVTSTINLAKKLGKPVILNPAPYQNISDDLLKKVTFLTPNETEAGLLTGVEVTDETTAQEAAAILLSKGVEVVILTLGKKGCYLLKQGEEQGKLIPGHVVKAVDTTGAGDAFNGAFAHFLAEGCTIEAACVKANKAAALSVTKHGTAPAMPYLTDLE
- the motA gene encoding flagellar motor stator protein MotA; the protein is MDKTSLIGLIIGFLAVGVGMFMKGVSPVALVNPAALLIILLGTVGAVVIAFPTSEIKRVPKLFGVLFKEKKLTDRVELIKNFSEMAQVARKEGLLALEVSSRDVEDDFLKNGISLVIDGQSAEFIRDVLSEEIEAMEDRHKAGALIFTQAGTYAPTLGVLGAVIGLVAALKYMNDVDGLGLAISAAFVATLLGIFTGYVLWHPFANKLKRKSKLEADIKYMMIEGLLSIQQGESPRNIERKLCSYLPTSERKKILEESEEPANE